The following coding sequences lie in one Synechococcus sp. PCC 7336 genomic window:
- a CDS encoding HhoA/HhoB/HtrA family serine endopeptidase, producing MTSFGMRWGRSLVTIAIAFGLLFGGASLAIAAPEPLLVSQVTLPQLNREPDTSQRNSNFVTEAVRKVGPAVVRIDTERTVVRSFRSPFDSFARDPFFQDFFGDEFFPEPRQQEFHTQGQGSGFIVDRDGIVVTNAHVVSEADTVAVKLQDGRVFDGTVRGVDEVLDLAVIKIDGRDLPVVPLGDSSTLQVGDWAIALGNPLGLDSTVTLGIVSTLNRSSAEVGIVDKRLNFIQTDAAINPGNSGGPLLNERGEVIGINTAIRANAQGIGFAIPINIEREVQARLVRGETIPHPYIGVQMVTLTPELRDRFNSDPNSGLYVGQDSGVLVVQVVPNSPAEAAGIRAGDVILRVNSNSIATASELQEAVEATSVGGTLKVEVERGDRREVLRVRTADLVASR from the coding sequence ATGACTTCCTTTGGGATGCGTTGGGGGCGATCGCTCGTGACGATCGCGATCGCCTTTGGCTTGTTATTTGGGGGGGCGAGCCTCGCGATCGCCGCTCCCGAACCTTTACTGGTTTCTCAGGTAACCTTGCCCCAGCTCAATAGGGAGCCCGATACCTCCCAGCGCAATTCTAATTTTGTGACCGAAGCCGTTCGCAAGGTGGGGCCTGCAGTCGTGCGTATCGATACAGAACGTACAGTAGTGCGATCGTTCCGGTCTCCCTTCGATTCCTTCGCTCGCGATCCGTTTTTCCAAGACTTCTTTGGCGATGAATTTTTCCCCGAACCGCGCCAGCAGGAATTTCACACTCAGGGGCAGGGGTCTGGGTTCATTGTCGATCGCGACGGCATTGTGGTGACCAATGCACACGTTGTCAGCGAAGCAGATACGGTCGCGGTCAAGCTGCAGGATGGCCGCGTGTTTGACGGAACGGTGCGCGGTGTTGACGAAGTGCTGGATTTAGCGGTGATTAAAATTGACGGTCGCGATTTACCTGTGGTGCCGCTGGGAGATTCCAGTACTTTGCAGGTGGGGGATTGGGCGATCGCCTTGGGCAATCCGCTCGGTCTGGACAGCACTGTTACCCTCGGCATTGTCAGCACCCTCAATCGCTCCAGTGCAGAGGTGGGGATTGTGGATAAGCGACTGAACTTCATCCAAACCGATGCCGCGATTAACCCCGGCAATTCTGGCGGACCGTTATTAAACGAGCGGGGCGAAGTTATCGGCATCAACACTGCTATCCGCGCCAACGCTCAGGGCATTGGTTTTGCCATTCCCATCAACATCGAGCGAGAGGTGCAAGCTCGGTTGGTGCGAGGGGAAACGATTCCCCATCCCTATATCGGGGTGCAGATGGTAACGCTAACACCCGAGTTGCGCGATCGCTTTAATAGCGATCCCAACAGCGGTCTCTATGTGGGGCAGGACAGCGGCGTACTGGTGGTTCAGGTGGTGCCCAATTCGCCTGCCGAGGCAGCGGGGATTCGTGCTGGGGATGTCATCCTGCGAGTCAATTCCAATTCCATCGCAACGGCTTCGGAGTTACAGGAGGCCGTGGAGGCCACGAGTGTGGGCGGCACGTTAAAGGTGGAAGTGGAACGAGGCGATCGCCGAGAGGTGTTGCGGGTGCGCACTGCCGATCTGGTGGCCTCGCGCTAA
- a CDS encoding glycosyltransferase family 2 protein, with product MHNSPPPISISQTDSATDLAIAGPSFSLVIPVYNEEEGVAQTLDDLHNVLGAARCQYEIVVVDDGSRDRTAEILKPRSDIRLIQHDRNRGYGAALKTGISRAKYPLVAITDADSTYPSDRLLELVELAEDADMVVGARTGENVTYSTLRKIPKFFLVRFAEWIAKRPIPDLNSGMRVFRKSAVTRFLSVLPDTFSFTTTITLAMLTNNYVVRYQPIDYFHRAGRSKIRPIRDTLLFIQLILRTGVYFAPLRIFLPIAGVFFLGSLASLWVDLFIARDLTESTLILFVTSIQIGIFALLADMIDKRTGRF from the coding sequence ATGCATAACTCCCCTCCCCCGATATCAATTTCTCAGACAGATTCTGCAACCGATTTGGCGATCGCGGGTCCGAGTTTTTCGCTGGTGATTCCGGTTTACAACGAGGAGGAGGGGGTGGCCCAAACTCTCGACGACTTGCACAACGTTCTGGGGGCGGCGCGGTGTCAGTACGAAATTGTGGTGGTGGACGATGGATCGCGCGATCGCACGGCCGAAATTCTCAAGCCCCGCAGCGATATTCGTCTGATCCAGCACGATCGCAATCGCGGCTATGGGGCTGCGTTGAAGACGGGGATTTCTCGCGCTAAATATCCGTTGGTGGCGATTACAGATGCGGACAGTACCTATCCGAGCGATCGCCTGTTGGAGTTGGTGGAGCTGGCGGAGGATGCGGATATGGTGGTGGGGGCCCGTACGGGCGAGAATGTTACCTATTCGACCTTGCGGAAGATTCCTAAGTTTTTTTTGGTGCGGTTTGCCGAGTGGATTGCCAAGCGGCCCATTCCCGATCTGAATAGTGGCATGCGGGTGTTTCGCAAGAGTGCGGTGACGCGATTTCTGAGTGTTTTGCCGGATACGTTTAGCTTTACGACGACGATTACACTGGCGATGCTGACGAATAATTATGTCGTTCGCTATCAACCGATTGATTATTTTCATCGGGCAGGTCGTAGTAAAATTAGGCCGATTCGGGATACGTTGCTGTTTATTCAATTGATTTTGCGAACGGGCGTGTATTTTGCTCCGCTGAGGATCTTTTTACCGATCGCTGGAGTATTTTTTCTCGGTTCTCTGGCGTCTCTCTGGGTTGACCTCTTTATTGCCCGAGACTTGACGGAATCGACGCTGATTTTGTTTGTCACTTCGATTCAGATTGGAATTTTTGCCCTGCTGGCAGACATGATTGATAAACGGACGGGGCGATTTTAG
- a CDS encoding HNH endonuclease: MNPNYAAVANRAEHRCEYCRAPELVFNFPFEVEHIIPIALNGSNVLSNLALACRSCNLRKGTNISAVDPQLNVSTDLFHPRQDRWLAHFQSNSNTGEILGLTPTGRATIACLKFNHFQQLAARQLWIRLGLFP, encoded by the coding sequence ATGAATCCCAACTACGCTGCTGTTGCCAATCGCGCCGAACATCGCTGTGAATACTGTCGTGCCCCGGAGCTAGTCTTCAACTTTCCATTCGAAGTGGAACACATCATCCCCATTGCGCTAAACGGCTCGAACGTGTTGTCCAATCTCGCTTTAGCCTGCCGCTCCTGCAACCTGCGAAAAGGCACCAATATTTCAGCCGTCGATCCACAATTGAATGTCAGCACCGATCTATTTCATCCCAGACAAGATAGGTGGCTCGCACACTTTCAGTCCAACTCGAATACCGGGGAGATTCTGGGACTCACGCCAACTGGACGAGCGACAATCGCCTGTCTCAAGTTCAACCATTTCCAGCAGCTTGCAGCGAGACAGTTATGGATACGGTTAGGACTGTTTCCCTAG
- a CDS encoding DUF2256 domain-containing protein — translation MSRHRPKSDRPSKLCPICDRPFSWRKKWADCWDEVKYCSERCRRRRNNADRP, via the coding sequence ATGAGCCGACACCGCCCTAAATCCGATCGCCCCTCCAAGCTCTGCCCCATTTGCGATCGCCCCTTCAGTTGGCGCAAGAAATGGGCGGACTGCTGGGATGAGGTGAAATATTGCTCCGAGCGCTGTCGCCGTCGCCGCAATAACGCCGATCGCCCCTAA
- a CDS encoding cation:proton antiporter codes for MMQPVLLLAIVLLLAAIAPHLSRLLRIPSLVLSIGAGALLGTHGLGLLERDPQLILLERVGLLFVMLLAGLQMNLSNLGQLGRRSLAFGGLTFALPFVAGVATGYWADLGLYGSVLLGLMYSPHMLVAYPIAVQLGISGLESVNVAIGGTVVTTAVTLGGYAVVSAAVAGSVGIWLWVRLLVLLPLLAIGAWIGLARLGDRLLTRKAQSSAERISFVLACLFGVSALTEWLGVDAVVGAFIVGLSLNRVVCQDRDLMQQLDGLGNGLFIPAFLVSVGVLCNLRIVATDPGSLGLAAAIVVGAVLSKWVAAWVAAQQFGYGGAEAMVAFGLTMSRAALILVIGLFAREAGLLDGTVFNALILYVTVTCLVGPIVTDAWGARVAKRSQHPEALPGVDCD; via the coding sequence ATGATGCAACCCGTCTTGTTGCTAGCGATTGTGCTGCTGCTGGCAGCGATCGCCCCCCATCTATCGCGTCTGCTACGCATTCCTTCCCTCGTACTCTCGATCGGGGCGGGAGCTCTATTAGGAACCCACGGATTGGGGCTGTTGGAGCGAGATCCCCAACTGATTCTGCTGGAACGGGTAGGGCTGCTGTTCGTCATGCTGCTGGCAGGATTGCAGATGAATTTGAGCAATTTGGGTCAGTTAGGACGGCGATCGCTAGCGTTTGGCGGATTGACCTTCGCACTGCCGTTTGTGGCGGGGGTAGCCACGGGATATTGGGCCGATCTAGGGCTGTATGGCTCGGTTTTGCTGGGGCTGATGTATTCGCCGCACATGTTGGTGGCCTATCCGATCGCCGTGCAGTTGGGCATCTCCGGCCTCGAAAGCGTCAATGTTGCTATAGGGGGGACGGTGGTGACTACGGCAGTGACTTTAGGGGGGTATGCGGTCGTCAGCGCGGCGGTGGCAGGATCGGTGGGGATATGGCTGTGGGTGCGGCTACTGGTCTTGCTACCATTGTTGGCCATTGGTGCTTGGATAGGATTGGCGAGGTTAGGCGATCGCCTTTTGACCCGCAAAGCTCAATCGTCTGCCGAGCGGATTTCGTTTGTGTTGGCTTGTTTGTTTGGCGTATCGGCGCTGACTGAATGGCTGGGGGTGGATGCGGTGGTAGGGGCTTTTATTGTCGGGCTATCCCTCAACCGCGTCGTTTGCCAAGATCGCGACTTAATGCAGCAGCTAGATGGGTTGGGGAACGGGCTGTTTATTCCGGCGTTTTTGGTCTCGGTGGGGGTCTTGTGCAATCTGCGCATTGTGGCGACCGATCCGGGGAGCTTGGGGTTGGCGGCAGCGATCGTTGTGGGGGCGGTGCTGTCTAAGTGGGTAGCGGCCTGGGTAGCAGCGCAGCAATTTGGCTATGGGGGAGCCGAGGCGATGGTGGCGTTTGGGTTAACGATGTCGCGGGCGGCGTTAATTTTGGTGATTGGCTTGTTTGCGCGAGAGGCTGGATTGTTGGATGGCACTGTTTTTAATGCCTTAATTCTGTACGTCACGGTTACCTGCTTAGTGGGTCCAATTGTGACGGATGCTTGGGGCGCGCGCGTCGCGAAGCGATCGCAGCATCCTGAGGCTCTGCCGGGAGTGGATTGCGATTGA
- the apcD gene encoding allophycocyanin subunit alpha-B has protein sequence MSLINDLLEVADDELRYPTASELAAVRDYMGDGARRLRIAEVLSENRKKIVDESQRLLFAKRPEYRQTGGNASTQKRYNQCLRDYDWYLRLVTYGIIAGDKGPIESIGLVGVREMYNALNVPIPGMVDAMKFMKGVALELLNTEDIAVAEPYFDYIITAMSA, from the coding sequence GTGAGCTTGATTAACGACCTCCTCGAAGTTGCTGACGACGAGTTGCGCTACCCTACGGCGAGCGAGTTGGCAGCCGTCAGAGATTATATGGGCGATGGTGCCCGCCGCCTGCGCATTGCTGAAGTGCTATCGGAAAACCGCAAGAAGATTGTGGACGAGTCTCAGAGACTGCTGTTTGCCAAGCGTCCCGAGTATCGTCAGACGGGAGGCAATGCATCCACTCAGAAGCGTTACAACCAGTGCTTGCGCGATTATGATTGGTATCTGCGTCTGGTCACTTACGGCATCATCGCGGGTGACAAGGGTCCGATCGAGTCGATTGGTCTCGTGGGCGTACGCGAAATGTATAACGCTCTCAACGTACCGATTCCCGGCATGGTAGATGCAATGAAGTTTATGAAGGGCGTTGCCCTCGAACTGTTGAACACTGAAGATATTGCTGTTGCCGAGCCTTACTTCGATTACATCATTACCGCCATGTCTGCCTAG